A stretch of Castanea sativa cultivar Marrone di Chiusa Pesio chromosome 2, ASM4071231v1 DNA encodes these proteins:
- the LOC142624870 gene encoding uncharacterized protein LOC142624870: protein MAMKLALFVSLMVAALAVPISAAQRMGHLIEIHGTVYCPGNSNTNASGTNKGIFPVAEINVVCDGKAIDYSYTNANGGFLFTIDYQRYTIPKILKTCKLVVIAALTRCPKPSPSAGHLESSLKYMGDFTVGGDLKISSIVPVGFHVVP from the exons ATGGCAATGAAATTAGCTCTCTTTGTTTCCCTTATGGTTGCTGCACTAGCAGTTCCAATCTCTGCAGCCCAACGCATGGGTCACCTTATCGAAATCCACGGCACTGTGTATTGCCCAGGCAACAGCAATACAAATGCCAGTGGTACCAACAAAGGCATTTTCCCAG TCGCTGAAATAAATGTCGTGTGTGATGGAAAAGCGATTGACTATTCCTATACCAATGCCAATGGAGGATTTTTGTTTACCATTGATTATCAACGTTATACGATCCCTAAAATATTGAAGACTTGCAAATTAGTGGTTATCGCAGCCCTCACCAGGTGCCCCAAACCATCTCCTTCTGCGGGGCACTTGGAATCAAGCTTAAAGTACATGGGGGACTTTACTGTTGGGGGGGATCTTAAAATTTCCAGCATTGTTCCAGTGGGATTTCATGTCGTTCCCTAA